In Synechococcales cyanobacterium T60_A2020_003, the following proteins share a genomic window:
- a CDS encoding transcriptional repressor, with translation MKEKRTRSQEKVLSLLKKLDRAISAQDLYMELRKHNQGMGLATVYRSLEALKLEGVIQMRTLASGEALYSSVQADRHHLTCLQCGMSFPIDECPVHDLEDRLNESYQFKIYYHTLEFFGLCNRCHQNANSAPQPSS, from the coding sequence TGTTGAAAAAGCTGGATCGTGCGATTTCTGCCCAAGATCTCTACATGGAGCTTCGCAAGCATAATCAGGGCATGGGGTTAGCAACGGTGTACCGCTCCCTGGAAGCGCTGAAGCTAGAAGGCGTGATTCAGATGCGAACCCTGGCGAGTGGGGAGGCGCTATACAGTTCGGTGCAGGCAGATCGCCACCACCTCACGTGCCTACAATGCGGCATGTCCTTTCCCATTGATGAATGTCCCGTTCACGATTTGGAAGATCGACTCAACGAGTCCTATCAGTTCAAGATTTACTATCACACCCTGGAATTCTTTGGCTTGTGCAATCGCTGCCATCAAAATGCTAACTCTGCCCCCCAACCCTCGTCCTAA